Proteins encoded together in one Musa acuminata AAA Group cultivar baxijiao chromosome BXJ3-6, Cavendish_Baxijiao_AAA, whole genome shotgun sequence window:
- the LOC103970992 gene encoding uncharacterized protein LOC103970992, which translates to MWAASCLASCCAACACEACRSVVGGISRRSARIAYCGLFALSLVVSWVLREVAAPLMESLPWINHFRKTPDREWFETDAVLRVSLGNFLFFTLLAVLMIGIKDQKDPRDRLHHGGWMAKIVCWCIVVFLMFFVPNGIVSFYETISKFGSGLFLLVQVVLLLDFVHAWNENWVSKDEQFWYMALLIVSLVCYVATFSFTGLLFHWFTPSGHDCGLNTFFIVLTLIFVFVFAVVALHPKVNGSLLPASVISLYCTYLCYSGISSEPRDYECNGLHNHSKAVSTGSLTLGLLTTVLSVVYSAVRAGSSTTLISPPSSPRAGSEKPLLPFDKLEEQEDKKKDEAKPVSYSYAFFHLIFSLASMYSAMLLTGWSTSVGGSGKLVDVGWPSVWVRIITGWATASLFIWSLIAPHIFPEREF; encoded by the exons ATGTGGGCAGCCTCGTGCCTCGCCTCTTGCTGCGCCGCCTGCGCCTGCGAGGCGTGCCGGTCGGTCGTCGGAGGAATCAGCCGCCGCTCCGCCCGCATCGCCTACTGCGGCCTCTTTGCCCTCTCCCTCGTCGTCTCCTGGGTCCTCCGCGAGGTCGCCGCTCCCCTTATGGAGTCCCTCCCTT GGATTAATCACTTCCGTAAGACGCCCGATAGGGAGTGGTTTGAGACCGACGCTGTGCTTCGTGTCAGCCTGGGGAATTTCTTGTTCTTTACTCTCTTGGCTGTTCTAATGATTGGAATCAAGGATCAGAAGGATCCGCGTGACCGGCTGCACCATGGTGGTTGGATGGCCAAGATTGTTTGCTGGTGCATCGTGGTGTTTCTCATGTTCTTTGTCCCCAATGGAATTGTCAGCTTTTATG AGACAATATCAAAGTTCGGTTCAGGATTATTTCTTCTCGTTCAGGTTGTACTCTTGCTGGATTTCGTACATGCATGGAATGAAAACTGGGTTTCAAAAGATGAGCAATTTTG GTATATGGCTTTGTTAATTGTCTCGCTGGTTTGCTACGTTGCAACATTCTCCTTTACAGGGCTGCTGTTTCACTGGTTTACTCCATCAGGACATGATTGCGGACTTAACACCTTTTTCATCGTTCTGACattgatttttgtttttgtttttgctgTCGTCGCATTGCATCCAAAG GTAAATGGCAGCTTGTTGCCAGCATCAGTTATTTCCCTTTACTGCACCTACCTCTGCTATAGTGGTATTTCTAGTGAACCAAGGGATTATGAGTGCAATGGTCTCCACAACCATTCAAAAGCTGTTTCAACTGGGAGTCTTACACTGGGCTTGCTTACTACTGTGCTCTCTGTTGTATACTCAGCTGTTCGTGCCGGCTCCTCGACAACTTTGATCTCTCCCCCAAGTTCTCCTCGTGCTG GATCGGAGAAGCCATTGCTCCCATTTGACAAGCTAGAGGAACAGGAAGACAAAAAGAAGGACGAGGCAAAGCCAGTCTCCTACTCATATGCCTTCTTCCACCTCATCTTCTCTCTCGCAAGCATGTACTCAGCAATGCTTCTGACTGGCTGGTCCACCTCGGTTGGCGGAAGTGGGAAGCTCGTCGATGTGGGGTGGCCCTCTGTGTGGGTCAGGATCATCACCGGGTGGGCAACAGCATCTCTCTTCATCTGGTCCCTTATTGCGCCACATATCTTTCCTGAGAGGGAGTTCTGA
- the LOC135641052 gene encoding UDP-glucuronate 4-epimerase 1-like — MGLMEDELLPSTPGKGKIERSHTINRQFHRCFASTGTMFLWALFLIALSASYLSFESFASYFRASWGGMRLEKQIRASATPRRPGAISVLVTGAACFAGTHVSLALRKRGEGVVGLDNFNSYYDPSLKKARKALLASHGVLVVEGDINDARLLARLFDVVPFTHVMHLAAQAGVRYAIENPSSYVGSNIAGLVALLEACKSVDPQPAVVWASLSSVYGLNKEVPFSESDRTDRPASLYAATKKAGEEITHTDSHIYGLSITGLRFFTVYGPWGRLDMAYFSLPATSSRKPITVYRGKNHIDLARDFTYIVDVVKGWVASLDTAQKSTGSGGQKRGPAQYRIYNLGNTSPLTVPTLVRILERHLKVKAMRNVVEMPSNGDVPFTHANISTTRAELGYSPATNLETVLKRFVKWYLSYYGYNPASGSLASSAATKASKSS, encoded by the coding sequence atgggatTGATGGAAGATGAGTTGCTTCCGTCGACGCCCGGGAAAGGGAAGATCGAGCGTTCGCACACGATCAATCGCCAGTTCCACAGATGCTTCGCGTCGACCGGCACCATGTTCCTTTGGGCACTGTTCTTGATCGCGCTCAGTGCCTCTTACCTCAGCTTCGAGAGCTTCGCCAGCTACTTCCGTGCGTCGTGGGGTGGGATGCGCTTGGAGAAACAGATCCGGGCCTCCGCCACCCCGCGCCGCCCCGGCGCCATCTCCGTGCTCGTCACTGGCGCCGCATGCTTCGCCGGGACGCACGTTTCCCTCGCCCTCCGCAAGCGCGGCGAGGGCGTCGTCGGGCTCGACAACTTTAACAGCTACTACGACCCGTCGCTGAAGAAGGCCCGCAAGGCGCTGCTGGCCTCCCATGGCGTGCTCGTGGTGGAGGGGGACATCAACGACGCCCGCCTGCTCGCCAGGCTCTTCGACGTTGTGCCCTTCACCCACGTGATGCACCTCGCAGCCCAGGCCGGCGTGCGCTACGCCATCGAGAACCCGTCATCGTACGTCGGCAGCAACATCGCGGGGCTCGTCGCCCTTCTCGAGGCGTGCAAATCCGTGGACCCGCAGCCGGCAGTCGTGTGGGCGTCGTTGTCCTCGGTGTACGGCCTCAACAAGGAGGTGCCCTTCTCGGAGTCGGACCGCACCGATCGCCCGGCCTCCCTCTACGCGGCCACGAAGAAGGCCGGCGAAGAGATCACCCACACCGACAGTCACATCTACGGCCTCTCCATCACGGGCCTCCGCTTCTTCACCGTCTACGGGCCATGGGGACGCCTCGACATGGCCTACTTCTCCTTACCCGCAACATCCTCCAGGAAGCCCATCACCGTCTACCGCGGCAAGAACCACATCGACCTCGCCCGCGACTTCACCTACATCGTTGACGTCGTCAAGGGCTGGGTCGCCTCCCTCGACACCGCACAGAAAAGCACCGGGAGCGGCGGCCAGAAGCGGGGCCCGGCGCAGTACCGCATCTACAACCTGGGCAACACCTCGCCGCTGACGGTGCCGACGCTGGTGCGCATCCTGGAGCGCCACCTCAAGGTGAAGGCAATGCGGAACGTGGTGGAGATGCCGTCCAATGGGGACGTTCCCTTCACTCACGCCAATATCAGTACAACTCGTGCCGAGCTCGGCTACAGTCCCGCCACCAACCTCGAGACCGTCCTAAAGCGATTCGTCAAGTGGTACCTCTCCTACTACGGCTACAACCCCGCTAGTGGCAGCTTAGCTTCATCAGCAGCGACCAAAgcatccaagagctcttaa